The window tttcaaatacccatgattttttttcaaattcatgaacctttTCCAGATTatcatgaactttttcaaattttgtgaaccatttttcaaaatttagtttttttttcatttttgtgTACTTTGTTTTGCAAATCTATGAACTTTTTCAAactcaatgaacttttttcaattcaCATTCTTTTCTCAATATattaacattttttttaaattcatgaactttttaaaaaataAACTTTTCCATCTTCCATGATTTCTTTTTGAAAATATATGAAGTTTTTAAAATTTTATGAGTTTTCTAGatttcatgaactttttcaaaatttcatGATTCTGGTTTTTAAATCTATGAATCTTTTCAATTTATGTTTttttggagttgatgagcatttttttggttttgtaatttttttttattttttaatgcATGATTATTTTTCAAATTATCCTAACATCCTCACTTGATAAATAAATGTGGAGTTGTTggtaaaataaaacaaaaatgaCTTCAGAACCACCCAACATGTCCACCATGTTGATCAATTTAAGATTCACATCTCTTGTGGTGGGATGTGTGTCTCTTGATGCATCCCACGTTCCAAGATTCACATCTCTTGTGGTGGGCAGCGCATGTGGCTGTTTAAAACTTCCTGGGTTTTGAAAGAGCTCAACCTGCATGATTAGCGCTAAACTTTTTCCCCCTCCTCGCGTAGGtagggtttctccttcctctcGGTGACTCTCGAGCCGCCGTTGAGATTGACCGTCCCCTCGCCCACTCCCTCGCTGGATCGCCGACCGGATTCAGACTGAACAAGGGGCGATCTTGCATCGCTACCCGGTCTTGATCTGGCCGCGTTGTTCCTGGTTGACGGGTGGGTCGACCAGGGTTTCTCCACCCGGTGGCTCTGTGTTCGTCGGGTTAGGGTTTTCAACAATGGGTAGCTTGGCTTCGGGGTCGGGATCAAAGACAGGAGATATGGAAGACATGATAAGGCGTCTGGGGCTCGCGGAGAATGATCTTGACGATGTGGTCTTCGAGGACGAGCAGCCTGCTATGGCAGAAGCTGTCAGATGGATGGCTATAGCTAGGGTTCATACCCCAAAGACCTACAGCCAATATTGGTTTTTTCGGAACATGTGTGCAGCATGGGACTTGGCACAAGAGGTGAAGATCCGTCCTCTCGAAGATAACTTGTACACGATGCAATTCTCTTGTCTGGGCGACTGGAACGTGTCATGTTGGATGGACCGTGTACGTTCAAGGGAAACACAGTGGTAATGTCTGAATATGATGGTTTCACCAAACCCTCCGAGATCTACTTGGATGAGATTGAGATTTGGGTGCAAATACATGACCTTCCTAATGGCTACTTCACTATGATAAAATCATTGGCAGGCGAAGTGGGTAAGTTCATCTACGCAGAGCCAACATCTCACGATTTTGAAGGCAACTTTGTTCGTGTTAGGGTCAAGATCGATGTTCATAATCCTATCAAGAATGTTGTGTCAGTAGTGAAGGGCGGCAAGAGGCAGTTCTTCCTAGTCAAATATGAATGCCTACCCGACTGGTGTGCAGTCTGTGGTCACTTGGGTCATCAGTTTAAGGAACATGGGGATGGGGTGCACCCCCCGGAAGCCCTTGTTTTCAAAGACCTGCGTGCAACATGGTTTAGAGGACCAGGAAGAGGTCCGGGTGAAGGAAGAGGTCGCGGCCGATCTAGTCGTGGTAGAGGACGAGGTAGAGGAGACGGTCCTTTCAGAGGGAATACAAGCAGCACGGAGGAAGGGTAGGAGTATGGTGACGCAGGTTCAGACAAAAGAATGACAGATGCAGATGAGAATCGGAAAATAACTGCTGCACAAGGAGTGGAACTGAGGAGCCCGGCTACCACACTGCTGGCACTTCCGCCGACGGTGCCCCCAAGTCCACCACCGAAGCAGGAGCCTAAGCACCCTAAAAATGTCAACAACGAGAAGGATGGAAGAAAGAAGACACCACCAACATTCAAACCCACATATGAAAAATCGGCGGCCTCCCTCGAGGAGGACCGCCAGACACAGCGAGTCTCATGTGTTGGAATTGTCGTGGGGCGGGCAAACCTGCGACAATTCGAGAGCTCCGTGAACTCACGAAGCGTTATGCCCCCACGATTCTATGTATTCTTGAAACTCAGATTGAGGGGTCTAGAGTGGAGGGTTACACTGGCTCATTAGGttacaataaaagtttttcagtTAATAGCTCAGGTAGAAGCGGAGGTCTTCGTATTTTTTGGAATGATGGAATAAAAGTTTCAGTTATCGGTTATTCTCGTTACCATATTGATGTTGAAGTTGACGATCTTGGTGGCTCACCTTCCAGAGTCACTTTTGTTTATGGAGAAGCCCAAGTTCAGGAGAGATATAAGACATGTGATACACTCAAAGGCATAGCAAATTCCAGCTCTTTGCCATGGATTGTAATGGGGGATTTCAATGAAATACTGCATGCCCATGAACACGACGGAATTGGAAATCGTAGCCAAGCCTAGATGGATGGTTTCAGAGAAGCCATTGATACTTGTGGTCTCATTGATATAGGCTACAAGGGTGTGCCGTGGATTTTTGAAAAGAAGGTGGCAGGTGGAACTTTTACCCGAGTCAGGCTAGACCAGTGTGTGGCATCAGTAGAATGGTGTCTGAACTTCCCATTAGCTCAATTGGAGCATTATACAGCTGCAACATCCGATCACAGCCCGCTCGTGTTGACAGTGAGAGAAGTGCATGCATGCAAGAGCGGTCCCCGAGCATTTAAGTACGAGACAATGTGGGAGACACATGATGGATTGAGCGCAGTAATTAGAGATAGCTGGGGCAGCGGGCGGGAGACAACAGTCCAGACTTTTAAGGAGAAGCTGCAATCTCTGTCGGGTGATCTTGGAGCTTGGGATAGGGACGTGTTTGGCAATGCCCAGCGCGAGATCCGATGCTTGAGCAGGAACTAGCATATTGGCGCGCGATCCCAGGGAGGAGTGGACTGTCTCATACAGAAATTAAAATATGTGATAGATTGGTGGAGCTTTTTAATAGGGAGGAAATATTATGGAGACAAAGAGCTAGAATTGAGTGGTTATCACATGGAGATAAAAACACATATTTTTTCCATTTGCGGGCGAGCATGCGACGTAAAAAATCAAATTAAGGCCATTCAATTGCCTAGTGGGGTACTAACAGAGGATGGGGCTGTCATGGAGGAGATGGCTACAAATTTTTATCAACAGCTCTACACTTTGTCCATAACATGCAACGGGTACTAGATCATGTGCCCTGCAAGGTCACAGCGGACATGAATGAGAAGTTGAACGAGGAGTACACCCAAGAAGAAATCAAACATGATATGTTTCAAATGTTCCCAACAAAGGCACCGGGTCCTGACGGGTTTCCTGCGCATTTTTTTCAGCGCCATTGGGAGGTTTGCGGAGCAGATGTTACAAGGGTTTTGTTGTGGATCATAGACGGGACTGAAACAGCATAGTGTATAAATGAGATTGTCTTGGTATTAATACCAAAGGTAAAAAAATCCCACGATGCTCACACAGTTCCGGCCCATCTCACTATGTAATGTACTATACAAAATTGCCTCCAAAGTAATCTCCAACTGGTTGAAGGTGGTGTTGCCTGAAATCATATCAGTGGAGCAATCGGCGTTTGTACCAGGCAGACTCATCACTGACAACATTATTGCAGCTTATGAATGTCTTCATTTCATGAAGGAAAAAAGGGCAAAGAGGAACAACCATTGTGCGTTAAAACGGGACATGATGAAGGCTTATGATAGGGTTGAATGGGACTATTTACAAGCAATTATGTTAAAGTTGGGTTTCACAGAGAGATGGGTAAATATTGTGATGGGATTGGTCAGGACAGTGAAATTCTCAGTCCTTTTCAATGGCAAGAAACTTGATGAGTTCAGTCCTTCATGAGGAATTCGacagggagatccaatctccccATACCTCTTGCTAATTgcagcagagggcctttcgtgcctccTAAAATCTTTTCATGAGTCGTCCAGCTTGAGCGGGTTAAAGGTGGCACCTCTGGCTCCACCTGTCAACCATTTGTTATTTCTTGACGATAGCCTGCTGTTTTTTAAGGCTAGTGGTGATGGGGCCAGAGAGGTGAACCAGATGTTGAACATATTGTCAGGCTTCGGGACAGAGAATAAACTACGGTAAATCCTCAATCTTCTTTAGTAGGGGTTGTCCAAACATTGTCAGAGAAGAGATCAAGGAAGTTTTGTAGGTTCCCAATGAAACTCTCAACGAAAAATATTTGGGGATGCCCTCTAGCGTGGGATCATCAAAGAATGGCGCTTTTAAGTACCTTAAAGATTACCTGTGGAGTAAAGTATAAGGTTGTTTCGAGCATACAATGTCTTCGGCTGGGAAGGAAGTACTGGTTAAGGCAGTAGCTCAGGCGGTTCCTGTCTTCTCTATGTCATGTTTCAGACTACCTAGGGGCCTTTGTGAACACCTGAACATGCTAATCAGAAAATTTTGGTGGGGTAGCAAAGAAGGAAAATGGAAACCGCATTGGGTATCGAAGCAATGACACAGCCAAAGATAATGGGGGGGGGGGATCGGCTTTAAAGAGTTTGTCTCTCTTGGCAAAACAAGCCTGGAGATTATTACAATCTCCTAAATCCTTGAGTGGGCGTATTCTTAAAGCTATATAATACCCTGAGGGCACTATCTTAGACGCCCAACTGGGAAGCAGACCGAGTCAGGTTTGGAGATCGATCATAGAAGGAAGAGATGTGCTCAAACAAGGCATCATCAGACATATTGGTGATGGAACCACGACCAAAGTTTGGTTGGATAATTGGATTCCGCGTGATGAGATGCTTCGGCCCTACGGCTGCATCACACAGGACCCCCCTGAGCTCGTATCCGAACTAATAGACCACACAACAGCCACATGGGATATGGAAAAGCTTTATGTAGTCTTCCTATCCATCGATGTGCCAGCTATTTGGTCAATACCATTATGTACAAGAATCATCTCTGACTCCTGGGCGTGGCACTATGAAAGAAGTGGTCATTTCACTGTGAAGTCATGCTACAGGATGTTGGTAGAGACCAAGTGGAGAAGAGAAGCTTGGCTGGAAGGAGATGCTGGATCGTCAAGCACTGATCGTGACAAGACATCCTGGAAGCAGCTATGGCA is drawn from Aegilops tauschii subsp. strangulata cultivar AL8/78 chromosome 1, Aet v6.0, whole genome shotgun sequence and contains these coding sequences:
- the LOC141039177 gene encoding uncharacterized protein; protein product: MDGFREAIDTCGLIDIGYKGVPWIFEKKVAGGTFTRVRLDQCVASVEWCLNFPLAQLEHYTAATSDHSPLVLTVREVHACKSGPRAFKYETMWETHDGLSAVIRDSWGSGRETTVQTFKEKLQSLSGDLGAWDRDVFGNAQREIRCLSRN